Proteins encoded in a region of the Corynebacterium genitalium ATCC 33030 genome:
- a CDS encoding ArsR/SmtB family transcription factor — translation MAAPNTPPTASTCCSLSAGLLTHAEADRYAQLFKVLADPARLRLLSQLAEDGCGPISVSELAAQSGLSQPTVSHHLKKLTDAGLLTKTRQGRTVTHQVLPGTFAELRTVLQMD, via the coding sequence ATGGCCGCCCCGAATACCCCTCCGACAGCATCCACCTGCTGCTCCCTAAGCGCCGGGTTGCTCACCCACGCAGAAGCCGACCGGTACGCCCAGCTCTTCAAAGTGCTCGCCGACCCCGCCCGCCTGCGTCTCCTCTCCCAACTCGCCGAAGACGGCTGCGGGCCCATCAGCGTCTCCGAGCTTGCCGCGCAATCCGGCCTGAGCCAACCCACAGTCTCCCACCACCTGAAGAAGCTCACCGACGCCGGCTTACTGACCAAAACTCGGCAGGGCCGCACAGTCACGCACCAAGTTCTCCCCGGGACCTTCGCAGAACTGCGCACGGTGTTGCAGATGGATTAG
- a CDS encoding DUF2075 domain-containing protein: protein MQLKGNQKAVVKSFRYDVDSLEDFIAEAGRSEEMRQLLLKYPTVYVIYQNTAGSYQVYVGETNNIAQRTRTHLESDPDKIDLTVTELDAAIRPKEENEPEALKPSKWNEFRDRDSTIIVIGHTLFNKSLTLDIEDRLMLYLSSVEGVKGAESVQLTNARRNIQTDYFTREYVDDTFRSIWRKLRKHDDVLFPLERLIQESALFKASPFHRLNEQQVDAKVKILDAIDHALTPNEFEREKMRSEFILVQGGAGTGKTVLLSSIFYDLIQERAGATELGEQLDFSAYLLVNHDEQVTVYEQIAEKLGIHDRKRPHVMKPTRFITTHQKNNTRANVVLIDEAHLLWTQGKQSYRGKHMLKDILELADVVVAVFDPQQVLAGNQYWTTEQLEELRARAGEENTINLTQQMRIDSAGPAEDWIRAIVDDGKVRPLPLNDHYEIDIFESPEELHRAVKSKADPGNESEVQKGLSRLIATYDWKFSSGKTRPENSDTWDVTIGDFRLPWNNQGNYSRAEKAVSWAERQTTVDEVGSIFTVQGFDLNYAGVILGPSVKFRNGEIVFDSSASKNPNVVSKRTMIVDDEVKKLDVSEELLRNQLNVLLTRGVRGMGIYAVDAELREALLQAQHGQSDFTGDRV, encoded by the coding sequence ATGCAATTAAAAGGTAACCAGAAAGCTGTGGTGAAATCCTTCCGCTACGACGTAGACAGTCTCGAAGATTTTATTGCGGAGGCTGGGCGGAGCGAAGAGATGCGGCAGCTCCTGCTCAAATACCCAACCGTGTACGTGATCTACCAAAACACCGCTGGCTCCTACCAAGTCTATGTCGGTGAGACGAACAACATTGCCCAGAGGACTAGAACCCACCTCGAATCCGATCCGGACAAGATCGATCTGACCGTTACAGAGTTAGACGCGGCGATCCGGCCTAAGGAGGAAAACGAACCCGAAGCCTTGAAACCGTCCAAGTGGAATGAGTTCCGGGACAGGGATTCTACAATCATCGTCATTGGTCACACGCTTTTCAACAAGTCACTCACCCTTGACATCGAAGACCGTTTGATGCTTTACCTCTCCAGCGTGGAAGGGGTGAAAGGGGCGGAAAGCGTTCAGCTGACCAACGCACGCCGGAACATTCAGACGGATTACTTCACGCGAGAGTACGTAGACGATACATTCCGCTCGATCTGGCGGAAGTTGAGAAAACACGACGATGTTTTGTTCCCATTGGAACGGCTGATTCAAGAGTCGGCCCTTTTCAAGGCGTCGCCGTTTCATCGCCTCAATGAACAGCAAGTAGACGCGAAGGTGAAGATTCTCGATGCCATCGACCATGCTCTGACACCAAACGAATTTGAACGCGAGAAAATGCGTTCGGAGTTCATCTTGGTTCAGGGCGGAGCCGGAACTGGTAAGACCGTTCTGCTCAGCAGTATCTTCTACGACCTTATTCAGGAACGGGCAGGAGCCACTGAACTGGGTGAGCAGCTGGACTTTAGCGCGTACCTGCTGGTTAACCATGATGAACAGGTAACGGTCTATGAACAGATAGCGGAAAAGTTGGGGATCCACGACCGCAAGCGGCCGCACGTGATGAAGCCGACGAGGTTCATCACTACGCACCAAAAGAACAACACCAGAGCGAACGTTGTGCTTATCGACGAAGCTCACCTTCTCTGGACTCAGGGAAAACAGTCGTACCGGGGTAAGCACATGCTGAAGGACATTCTTGAACTGGCAGATGTTGTCGTGGCTGTCTTCGATCCGCAGCAAGTACTTGCGGGTAACCAGTACTGGACGACCGAGCAATTGGAAGAACTCCGTGCCCGCGCGGGGGAGGAGAACACCATCAATCTGACTCAGCAGATGCGGATTGATTCAGCGGGGCCAGCGGAGGATTGGATCCGGGCAATTGTCGATGATGGCAAGGTGCGGCCTCTGCCCTTAAACGACCACTATGAGATCGACATCTTCGAATCTCCCGAAGAGCTTCACCGAGCAGTCAAGTCGAAAGCTGATCCGGGTAATGAGTCGGAAGTGCAAAAGGGGCTGAGCCGTTTGATCGCCACGTACGACTGGAAGTTCTCGTCCGGTAAAACGCGGCCAGAGAATAGCGACACGTGGGATGTCACGATCGGCGACTTCCGTTTGCCCTGGAACAACCAAGGGAACTACTCCCGTGCGGAAAAGGCAGTTTCATGGGCTGAACGTCAGACGACTGTGGATGAGGTGGGTTCGATCTTCACGGTCCAGGGTTTCGATCTGAACTATGCCGGAGTCATCCTCGGTCCATCAGTCAAATTCCGGAATGGTGAGATTGTCTTCGACTCCAGTGCGAGTAAGAATCCGAATGTCGTTAGCAAACGCACGATGATCGTCGACGACGAAGTCAAAAAGCTCGATGTCAGCGAAGAACTCCTGCGGAACCAGCTCAACGTCCTGTTGACTCGGGGTGTCCGCGGGATGGGGATTTACGCGGTCGATGCCGAACTTCGTGAGGCGCTGCTGCAAGCTCAGCATGGCCAATCTGATTTTACTGGTGACAGGGTTTAA
- a CDS encoding nucleotide pyrophosphohydrolase, which produces MENVEDRVLGQLRAFSEARNWSQFHTPAHLASGIAIETGELLECFQWGKEDLNEARLELADVLTYAYLLADKLGESPASLIAEKLEISEQKYPVEKSYGRSDKYDQLH; this is translated from the coding sequence GTGGAGAACGTCGAAGATCGGGTGCTTGGGCAGCTACGTGCTTTTTCCGAAGCTCGCAACTGGAGCCAATTCCACACTCCAGCGCATTTGGCATCCGGCATTGCCATTGAGACAGGAGAGTTGCTGGAATGCTTCCAATGGGGCAAGGAAGATCTGAACGAAGCTCGGCTGGAATTAGCTGATGTACTCACTTACGCATACCTGCTCGCGGATAAGCTGGGGGAATCGCCTGCGTCTCTCATCGCTGAGAAACTTGAGATCTCCGAGCAAAAGTACCCTGTGGAGAAAAGCTACGGGCGTTCGGATAAGTACGACCAACTGCACTAG
- a CDS encoding excalibur calcium-binding domain-containing protein, translating into MSTTFHPEVADKKEIKPPNKLARLLAVAAFIWGILSIVVGFFGAASLLEGLALVLSGLAFLLPSAWWFYCVSEDRKAAARFQDTVTTNEELSKFLTEEDRLVLEGMSYVKVPERKRRHWPLTTSLSVVLFVLAVIIMPLPEGAEANTETPSTTPETPTTTQPTSTADTAADESRSSAASASSSAAEESRRSEEERIERERRENEERDRQKPVETAPQQQQNDQPIQLIPPPAPEPAPAPPQSAYYENCTAVWNATGGPIYAGQPGYAGHLDRDGDGVGCENDPR; encoded by the coding sequence ATGTCCACCACTTTTCATCCCGAGGTTGCCGACAAGAAAGAGATCAAGCCACCCAACAAGCTGGCTCGATTGCTAGCTGTAGCTGCTTTCATCTGGGGGATACTCTCTATCGTTGTTGGCTTTTTTGGAGCCGCTTCTTTACTGGAAGGTTTAGCGCTCGTTCTTTCTGGATTAGCATTCTTGCTTCCTTCCGCTTGGTGGTTCTATTGCGTCAGCGAAGACCGAAAGGCCGCAGCTCGGTTTCAGGACACCGTTACCACTAATGAGGAGTTGAGCAAGTTTCTCACCGAAGAGGACAGATTAGTCCTTGAGGGTATGTCGTATGTCAAGGTCCCGGAACGAAAGAGGCGCCACTGGCCCTTGACGACCTCGTTAAGCGTCGTTCTCTTTGTCCTGGCGGTCATTATCATGCCACTTCCGGAGGGAGCCGAGGCAAACACGGAAACTCCATCCACTACGCCGGAAACTCCCACAACTACTCAACCAACCTCGACGGCCGACACCGCGGCGGACGAGTCTAGGTCTAGCGCCGCTTCTGCCTCCTCCAGTGCTGCCGAAGAGTCTCGTCGATCCGAAGAAGAACGGATAGAACGAGAGCGCCGTGAAAACGAAGAGCGAGACCGCCAAAAACCTGTGGAAACTGCACCGCAACAGCAGCAGAATGACCAACCTATACAACTCATTCCACCGCCCGCGCCAGAACCTGCTCCGGCGCCACCGCAGTCCGCGTATTACGAGAATTGCACCGCAGTCTGGAATGCGACCGGAGGCCCGATCTATGCAGGCCAGCCAGGTTACGCTGGCCACCTCGACCGCGATGGCGATGGGGTTGGGTGCGAGAATGACCCCCGCTAG
- a CDS encoding 3'-5' exonuclease: protein MHARNGGSLRRSLNTGYAVIDFETTGMRDNDAIVEIGVVLLDKDLSVEDTWEALVNPHRLILNTDVHGIEEDDVDRGLTFPALAGYFKHLLHGRTLVAHDATYEKRYLRYEFERWGMDDTVPDTWIDTMQLSSRYLGVKKLKEALDVAKLPALKTLDALSDASATANLLRHLHEEHDASVTGYPTAFFRGRSATEPEHTTTRATAPAAPRRSPSPTLARGRHRRFPISAKSSLSR from the coding sequence GTGCACGCCAGAAACGGGGGATCACTTCGCCGTAGTCTGAACACCGGTTACGCGGTCATCGACTTCGAGACGACAGGCATGCGTGACAACGACGCCATTGTGGAGATCGGCGTGGTGCTGCTCGACAAGGACCTGTCGGTCGAGGACACCTGGGAAGCGCTGGTCAACCCGCACCGGCTGATCCTCAACACCGACGTTCACGGCATTGAGGAAGACGACGTTGACAGGGGCCTGACTTTCCCCGCCCTCGCCGGGTACTTCAAGCATCTCCTGCACGGCCGCACCCTCGTCGCGCACGACGCGACGTACGAGAAGCGCTACCTGCGCTACGAGTTCGAGCGCTGGGGCATGGACGACACCGTGCCGGACACATGGATCGACACCATGCAACTCTCATCGCGGTACTTGGGGGTGAAGAAGCTCAAGGAGGCACTCGACGTCGCAAAGCTCCCCGCGTTGAAGACGCTCGACGCGCTTTCCGACGCCTCCGCTACCGCCAACCTTTTGCGCCACCTCCATGAAGAGCACGACGCATCGGTCACCGGCTACCCTACGGCGTTCTTCCGTGGCCGCTCCGCGACAGAGCCGGAACACACGACGACTCGCGCCACAGCACCCGCAGCACCCCGCCGGAGCCCTTCACCCACCCTTGCCCGCGGCCGACACCGACGGTTTCCCATCAGCGCAAAGTCATCTCTAAGCCGGTGA
- a CDS encoding IS3 family transposase — MVETCQSVPRRSAEHWRVGRRRTEASAAGEQRAAQVKRDLKDRFSFFRSGTRPSHQKMIEYIDAYRGRFGVEAICRTLKETECGFITSRGYRAAKTRAPSARSLSDALLIPELVKVFEDNFSVYGVRKMWKAMQRAGWDIGRDQTARLMKLAGIQGRRRGRTPITTLRADVPDCRPDLVNRDFTASAPHRLWVADITYVRTLSGFAYTAFITDAYSRKIVGVATRASMRTDELPLEAFEHAVYHAGDLRAEGLVHHSDRGSQYVSIRYSEALAQAGIDPSVGTVGDSYDNALAETVNGLYKTELIYPHRPWASVGEVEIATLRWVYWWNNHRLHESLGYITPQEMEDAYYQQSHAHPLGVQ; from the coding sequence CTGGTTGAAACCTGTCAAAGCGTCCCCCGACGTTCAGCGGAGCACTGGCGAGTCGGTCGACGACGAACTGAAGCGTCTGCGGCAGGAGAACAAAGAGCTGCGCAGGTCAAACGAGATCTTAAAGACCGCTTCAGCTTTTTTCGCAGCGGAACTCGACCGTCCCACCAGAAGATGATCGAATACATCGATGCGTATCGCGGTCGCTTCGGGGTCGAGGCCATCTGTCGCACATTGAAAGAGACAGAGTGTGGGTTTATCACCTCTCGTGGCTACCGAGCAGCGAAAACACGAGCCCCGTCGGCCAGGAGCTTGTCAGATGCGCTGCTTATCCCCGAATTGGTGAAAGTCTTCGAGGACAACTTCAGCGTGTACGGGGTACGCAAGATGTGGAAGGCCATGCAGCGCGCCGGCTGGGACATCGGTCGTGATCAGACGGCACGGTTGATGAAACTCGCCGGCATCCAAGGCCGCAGAAGGGGCCGCACTCCGATCACAACGCTTCGGGCTGATGTCCCGGATTGTCGTCCTGATCTGGTCAATCGTGACTTCACCGCGTCAGCGCCGCACCGGCTGTGGGTCGCTGACATCACCTACGTGCGTACCCTGTCGGGGTTTGCGTACACCGCGTTCATCACCGATGCGTACTCCCGCAAGATTGTCGGGGTTGCCACCAGGGCGAGCATGCGCACCGATGAGCTGCCTTTGGAGGCTTTTGAGCACGCTGTTTATCACGCAGGTGATCTCCGTGCTGAAGGACTTGTCCACCACAGCGATCGCGGCTCGCAGTACGTGTCCATTCGTTACAGTGAGGCACTTGCTCAAGCTGGGATCGATCCGTCCGTTGGCACCGTCGGCGATTCCTACGACAACGCGTTGGCGGAAACGGTCAACGGTCTCTACAAGACCGAGCTGATCTATCCCCACCGGCCGTGGGCGTCGGTTGGGGAAGTCGAGATCGCGACCCTTCGCTGGGTGTACTGGTGGAACAACCACCGCCTGCACGAGTCATTGGGATACATCACCCCACAAGAGATGGAAGACGCCTACTATCAACAATCACACGCCCACCCGTTGGGCGTTCAATAA
- a CDS encoding ATP-dependent nuclease has translation MKTQRVIELQPGTVVALVGANNSGKSHFLNQIRAELYGSAVAGVSPGQGLIDNVLVRWPDENRIDFLRQVAEIEFPMRNGIYDVSLGPDYSAPSAYLSDQTIAQLSTQDSTLGYFIEAFVRYDDPLSRINEANPKPLTEQDSTLVQLRKQDDSFGLVRKHFERIFNEPLEFGGIEEGYVSLLMAKPEEEMPRIHEPLNAKALRYLEEAPRLHQQGLGMRNVFGLLSRLFTDSRPIVLLDEPEAFLHPPQAKRLGETIAEICASQGRQVFCATHDRSFMAGLASGGRSHLQIERLFKYEDGGHSEAFTSEPVDSDFVAEAKNESRIRFTTILDTLFSGVAVVVENEKDAFFFDEILTSLIEKSGGGKDWLLLDNVTFIPVSGNGNFPSTIALLRKLKTPTLTVGDLDLISNVKLFKGVISSVSASGQAELTQLVLDIHEQFRAQLEDSGKGKVSDDKLRQIIAKKVSVHNEDEGIAESVSRLLQCLNKTGLILIPNGELEDLYPRIQGKEEWTRRALNDGAANDPGVIDFARILYDAVSSVLSSPNSDT, from the coding sequence ATGAAAACCCAACGGGTTATTGAGCTTCAACCCGGCACTGTCGTAGCGCTAGTAGGTGCAAATAATTCCGGGAAATCACATTTTCTCAATCAAATTAGAGCCGAGCTGTACGGATCGGCAGTTGCTGGTGTATCGCCTGGCCAAGGTCTTATTGACAATGTGCTGGTTAGATGGCCCGACGAAAATCGCATAGACTTTCTGCGGCAGGTAGCCGAAATTGAGTTTCCTATGCGGAACGGGATCTACGATGTCAGTCTTGGTCCCGATTATTCGGCCCCTTCTGCGTATCTTTCAGATCAGACTATCGCTCAACTTTCAACCCAAGATTCAACTCTTGGGTATTTCATCGAGGCTTTTGTGCGCTACGATGACCCGCTTTCACGAATAAATGAAGCTAATCCGAAACCGTTAACCGAACAGGATTCGACACTTGTGCAATTGCGTAAGCAGGATGATTCTTTCGGTCTGGTTCGCAAGCACTTCGAGAGAATTTTCAACGAACCATTGGAATTCGGTGGAATTGAAGAAGGGTACGTTTCTCTCTTGATGGCAAAGCCAGAAGAAGAAATGCCTCGGATTCACGAACCTTTGAACGCCAAAGCTCTTCGATATCTGGAAGAGGCCCCCCGTCTGCACCAGCAAGGCTTAGGCATGAGAAACGTGTTCGGGCTACTTTCACGGCTCTTTACAGACTCTCGGCCGATTGTCTTGTTGGATGAACCGGAAGCTTTCTTGCATCCTCCCCAAGCGAAACGCTTGGGGGAGACCATTGCGGAGATATGTGCGTCACAGGGTAGGCAGGTTTTTTGCGCTACGCACGATAGAAGTTTCATGGCAGGGCTTGCCAGTGGCGGTCGGTCACATCTGCAAATTGAGCGGCTATTTAAGTATGAGGATGGCGGTCATTCTGAAGCGTTCACGTCCGAACCTGTCGACTCAGATTTCGTGGCTGAGGCTAAGAATGAGAGCAGAATACGTTTTACGACGATCCTTGACACACTTTTTTCGGGGGTGGCGGTGGTCGTGGAGAACGAGAAAGATGCATTCTTCTTCGATGAGATCTTGACCAGTCTGATCGAGAAAAGCGGCGGGGGCAAGGATTGGTTGTTATTGGACAACGTCACTTTCATTCCGGTGAGCGGAAACGGAAATTTTCCGTCGACAATCGCCTTGCTTCGTAAACTTAAGACACCTACATTAACCGTGGGGGATCTGGATCTGATTTCGAACGTAAAGCTGTTCAAGGGAGTCATTTCCTCCGTTTCCGCAAGCGGGCAAGCCGAACTAACCCAGCTTGTACTCGATATTCACGAACAGTTCCGTGCCCAACTTGAGGATTCAGGTAAAGGCAAGGTAAGCGACGATAAGCTCCGTCAAATCATCGCGAAAAAGGTATCAGTCCATAACGAGGATGAAGGAATTGCCGAGTCTGTTAGCCGGCTGCTGCAGTGCCTTAATAAGACCGGTTTAATCTTGATACCAAATGGGGAGCTTGAAGACTTGTATCCGCGTATACAAGGAAAAGAGGAATGGACTAGACGTGCTTTAAACGATGGTGCCGCAAACGACCCCGGCGTGATCGACTTTGCGAGGATTCTTTATGACGCAGTTAGCTCAGTCTTGTCTTCGCCGAATAGTGACACCTAA